The Artemia franciscana chromosome 13, ASM3288406v1, whole genome shotgun sequence genomic sequence AGATGGACCTAAGCTACACAGTAAACCGGAACATCCACGAGACTTTTACAACGCTTACAATATCTATGAACAAGCTGGTTCATTTTcgaagaaatgtaaaaaaaaaacacctactGGAAACGTACTGCTTACGAGCCCAAAGCGGCAGCTTGAGAAGCTATCCACAAAAGTGGAAGAATATAACTCAAACTTGCTTctgctaaaaaataaaagtgaagaaaCTCCATAGTGGAACCAGAAAGAATACACTTAGGACTAAAAAACTTAGGAGACATGGTTGTTTTAGATTAAAAAGCTCCTAATCCTTCAAGCAACTAATGCAGAAATTTTCATGTGAAAATCTCCATGACTTCACTGCATTGATGGTGGTtgtcttttttgtattattatacCGGCGTTTTCAAGATACCTATCTAAATTCtcgaatttgaacaaaatgaataatacAAAGGGGCTTAATCAATTATACAGATGTCAAACAtgtaactttagcataaatatataagctaccagagaaaaataaggcagagaagaaatttttcttggaaGGACGATTTCCCATATTCACTATGcaacaaattaactacattttttttttaaacatacattCTCAATCTTGGTAGAAAATTATATAAGTATCAGCAAAACCCGAAACGTTGTTGATTCTACATTCATTGGATAAAGTCAACACTGTTAGTTTTGTGGACGTAAGGAGAAGCTTACAGAGTTTACTGTTAAACAAATTCCCACAAAACATCTGAGTTTCTGGTGTCAGGTGAGAACCGGTTTTCCTGCTGCAAGCACCATTACAAGTAGTACGTTAGAAAAATcaggggaactagaactattaCCACCTTCAGCGAACTTAGTcacaaaaggaattttttttttttttagtttcccaaATTTGTAGCCGACCGAAACGGATATAATGGAAAATCTGTAGCTAAATTGTACTCAGTTTTTACTTAccactcagtttttttttctttcaggagTTTACCCTATTCGTGATAACAAAGATATCCAGTCAATCTGATCGTATTATTTCCGTTTGCCCGTTTTTATTAAATCTGCTTCCGTGGTTTATGAATCAAAACATCATATCTGTTTACGGAATCCCAAAATCGCTTTAAAAGTTTTCCATCTTTCTGGCAAACTACCCCACAgtacatatatctatctatccgCATTGTCCTTACTCGTTTGgtgtaattttgttgttgttgttaggGATTTCCCTTGTTTAaagtgtttgtttctttttgtaactccacatttttgccgtgggttataaataaattatattactaTAGTTATTGCACAAAGGCTCCAGGACTCGATTTCCAGATTCATACTCTGGATGCGATTTCAGGGCAAATAGGGTACCGAAGACAATGCTACGACAAAAGCGTGTATTTACGCTTGTATTTACAGAGCAAATTTTATAAAGACacaaaaaatgctttatttgGACGGTTTTGTAGATAACAGAAAAAGTTACGACAACAACTTTGTTaagttaatttaattattttgtaaaactaaatttgtattgtatttcctgaaaatttgacAACATCAACTGAAGTCAACAGCAGTTTGGATGGCAACATCTGCACTTTCAATTCCAAAACTTGGCATTACTTCACCAAAAGCAGCAGATAACGCTGTTTGTGTCTGATTGTCCATTAACTCTCCATAGTTCTCTAAAAAAGACATACCAGTTTGTGTTTGACTGTCACAAAACCAAAGGTCTTCAAAAAGAGTTCCCTTTTCTACCGGCGTTTCGAAATCAGTCTGGGTCGACACCCCGGGTAATACACTATAGCCATCACATGGGGCTCCAATAAAGGTGCAATTATCTGTCTCCGTACTTACTGACGACTGAAGTGTTCTCTTGGGTACTTGATCAGTCTCTGTACTTGTGTTTTTCTTCGCTTTATTGCTGAAACATGTCTTAGATAGTctgcttgattttatttttcccttattAGTTCTTAAGAATGATACTTTTTTCACCTTACTACTAATGGGTATTTGAACATGAAGCACACCATTTTCGAGTTTAAAATCACTGATTTCTCCACTCGATTTCATAACGCTGCTTTCACTTTTATTGCCATCGGCAAAACTTAGGTTAGACTCATTTGATGAAGCCTCTAATGCTGCACTGTTTTCACTCAAGGTAGATATTTCAACTTCTTGAGCGACTGACTCTAATTCGCAACTTCttgaggaagaagaagaaacaacaagCTTCAATCCTGAATAAAGCTCAaggtaaactaaaaaaaaaaaaaaatgaaaatgaaaatttgaatagATAAAAGAAACCGCAgtagaaattagaaaaacatgGTCAATTTACTTGCTACGGTGAAAATCAGATAGAAGGAAAAAGGAATATACCATTGGTTATTCATTCAATGCactttcaaaatataggaagaAACACTGTGACAATTGAATCCCCTCCGTTAGTTCCATGCTATAAACAAAAGCTTGCTGATCTTGAAAGTACCCAAGTCTTGAAAGCGATCAGGTGCTTATCTCATAAGTAGTCAGTTCATAATGCcaaataaaaccaataaaaaaagtcaaacttttctACATAACATTGGgctatttttaaagatttattaATACAGATATCGTTAAGCATAATGTTTGtcacatgtaaaaaaaagtcacgAAATTAGCAACGAGGAAATGGGgcaaaaaggagaaaatgaaaaattgaaagaaaataaatacataaaatgttttttacatCGCCAAAGAGGTAGAAAACTGATTTTTATGAAATAATGTATTAATAACTCTATGCTTGAATGCTTGTATGTTAGTTTTTTCCACTACCTCTGATGGCAGGCTATACCACTCTCCAGCAACCTAATTAATAAATGAAtcctgtttatttttcttcgatATCTAACAAGATGAATTTTACATTGATGTTGTCAAGTTGTAGGATAATGAtctaaattgagaaaaaaaagtctgtCTTAACATCATGAATCTCCTTAATAGTTGTATAAGCATTATTTAAGTCTGTACGCTACCTGCAGAGTTGAAGGGAAGGATATGGAGCCTTTGGAGGCATGGAAGATCAAAAAGATAGGGAGTCATAGATATGCAGCCGCATTtagctgggggagggggaagagaCTGGGAAGCAATCGTGACGgtagtaattattatattttaattttatttattgcatttggattatcatatataaatatatatatatatatatatatatatatatatatatatatatatatatatatatatatatatatatatatatatatatatatatatataaatatgtataataataataaaaataatttatttataacccactgcAAAAAACAATGTGAGGAtagtagagaaaaaaaagagagaaaacaaaaataaacatcagaaaagaaaacaacacaagaaaagaaaaacaacacataagtacaacaaaaccaacagaaaaaaaggatgAGAACAAAGGTACAACTCaataagtacaacaaaatcaatAAGGGAAAAGGTTAACAGAACAAACGGATGAGCCCGTGATATGGGGTAAGCCGTCGATATGCTTGTGCCGATAACTTATCATGAAGCTCCCTTAGTTTTGCAGTTATATCGGGAGCTTTGTATTTTCGGATTATTCTCCGATTTCGATACGATAGAGGTAGATAAAGCAGGTATTTACAGTATTTATAGTAACATCTACGTAGTTTACATAAGTCACTCTTTTTCAgtagaatgaaggtcccagaaAGATAAAGTACAGAGTGATCACAAAAAACTGAATACAAAGAAACCAGAGCCTTTCGATTATACTTAGACCGGTTTGACACAATCTTAGAGTATCCAAATCAAACTTTTTTACAAGCTTCAGATATTGCAGTCTGGCGGaaggacaaaatatttttacaaattgttaAACCAAGCAACCGAAAATTTTCAACAGAGGGAAtggatgtatttttaatttgaagagGAGTATTTGGCAAGGTACcgttaaaacaaatatactcGGGATTTTTCAAGCTTGACTATGAACAATACTATCGAACGCCTTAGAAATATCTTCGAACAAAAATGAACTTCCTCATTTCGTTAAGAGGCTTGACGTAGAATATTCGCGAGTACCCTTTGGGCGTGTGCACGACTTATTCCTTGCTTGAACCCAAACTGATTTTCTCTATAAAATGCGCTCTCATTGATTGACGGaaataaaacatattcaaaaattTGCGTTGACGTACACGTGACTGCAAAGGGGCGATAAGAAGAACAAGCAGAAGCATCCATTCCGCGTTTCAATATTGATGTAAGAGTTCCAGAGAGTAAACTGTAAGGAACTATTGAACTAACCATACGCATTTGAAATAATAACTGCAAATGAAATATCAGTTCTTTGGAATCAGGCCGAATGAGCCGCTTCACTGACTTAATGATAAGGTCATACAAAACAGGTGAGACATGTCGCTGTGACAGGTTAAGAGGcaaacaaatatttaataacTTACTATACACCGAATGTACATAATGATTTAACTTCGAGAAAATTTGGGAGTAGTGTGACAGCCATCGAGATGAAGAAATGTTACATTGAGCATTATATTCGTCAAacttggaactatttgaaacatttttccGATCTTTCTTATTcttagggaaatttttttcactaagACGGGTTTTTCCGAGATGTTTTTATACGCAATCTTTGTAGACTGCTTTATATCAAACACTTTTCCCGAAGGTCTGGCACACGCTACCCAAATTCGAAGCCAAAACttcgctttattttttataggttTAAGCTCTGGGTGAATATTCCACACTGGTTGCCGAGTATTAATGCGTCagtattaatatataattaaaaggGTTATTAAAAACGTAATAAGGAAGGAAACGAGCGAACATACACAAAATATATGAAACATCTGTAAAAGTAATAAGAAGTGAGAAACTAGCGGGATGtttcggtaatttttttttctgtaatgtaCGGGACGAAAGGAAAATATTGCTATAGAAGTATTACGTTTAGATGCAAAAGCTAAATAATTAGTAGAGTGAAAATTGTCCCAAGCGCCAAGAGCCCAGGTAGCCCTTTGACGCTTGTCGAGGAGCAAGATGGCCCACAGACGACTGATTTTAAGTATACTGAATCCATACAAAAAGAAACACTTCAGCGCTTCATGAGAATAAAAGAATATGATATCTATCACTCCTGAGTGCTCTAATTTAGAATTGGACTAAAAACCAACAAGCCCAATCCATTGTGCATTCCAGAATCTTTGGTTATTTGCTTTAAGGTACAAAACTACATACCGATATACCTCATCCACAAATATGGTGGAAATATGACAAATAATATTTCATCTACCACTAATATCAGAACAAACTTTTACCCGGCAACTTCAGATTGTTTCAAAAGTAAATTATATTTGCGTGTTTTGAAAACTAATCGTACTTCAAGTTCACATCTTTTAAGTATAATATGTAATTTCCGATATCATTGAGAAACATTAACTCATCAAACTTTTCAAGAAAGAAGACGCATCAAAATGCAGTAGCTGGAGGTTATCAGTCTTCTCTCCGTCCAGAGGAAACTGTTACGCAGGTTCTTCGAGGAGTACAATTGAACAGAGGCAAAAGATGTAGCTTGTCTTTGaggatttcaaaattttccctTATTACAGTATTCGAGATAAACTTGCCTCCTTGATCATTGCTTTGAACAAAAATACTCAGTGTTCATCCAAACCAGCAAAGTAAATGCAAGGTGTGTCCATAAAATCTTCGGAGTTGAGTAACCGATTGTCCTTTTCTCTGAGCTTTTTGTCCCTGTAATTGACTATTTACTCTGGAATTGCAAGGACTTTGGCATCCAAATCTGTAGCAAATGAGTAGCAGATCTTGATTTTGCTGATGGAATTATCCTGAGACAAACAAGGGCAGATTCAAGGATCTCTTACTGCAATCCAAGAGAAACCGAGTCTTTTGGAAACCAGCtcggaaagaaaaaaaaaattaatgacagCAAGTAACTCGCCACTGTGCACACAATACGGGGGTAAAGTAATGCAGCTGGTTGGAGAATTAGGGTACCATGGATATCAAGTCCAACGAAAGTGATCCTGCAATTAGGAGGTTTAGTCTAGGATTGGTGACCACTGGACCTTTGAATTAGCTAAAACCAGTTTgggtatacaaaaaaaaaaaaaaaaaaatctcaaccGAAAAACGATGACTGTTGATCAGTAACGTCTT encodes the following:
- the LOC136034312 gene encoding uncharacterized protein LOC136034312, whose protein sequence is MDRNTYAAFVMCAEKGKTPCPGITICSICCQHWYIILATSINAKNQEKDSAIAKQDRLYCKFKDCRYNEDFAKGGDFFYSRSNLENHIKRTHLNQRYTREECRATFPTSERLSFHKLNCGITFECKCGRSFISVDSYQSLCNKLGHPFVKNLRILLKHRKNHGRFPDKDLHCEILNEHTSLYLELYSGLKLVVSSSSSRSCELESVAQEVEISTLSENSAALEASSNESNLSFADGNKSESSVMKSSGEISDFKLENGVLHVQIPISSKVKKVSFLRTNKGKIKSSRLSKTCFSNKAKKNTSTETDQVPKRTLQSSVSTETDNCTFIGAPCDGYSVLPGVSTQTDFETPVEKGTLFEDLWFCDSQTQTGMSFLENYGELMDNQTQTALSAAFGEVMPSFGIESADVAIQTAVDFS